The following coding sequences lie in one Crassostrea angulata isolate pt1a10 chromosome 10, ASM2561291v2, whole genome shotgun sequence genomic window:
- the LOC128165073 gene encoding brefeldin A-inhibited guanine nucleotide-exchange protein 1-like isoform X2: MATGTRPHDMFLTRALEKILSDKEIKKSYHSQLKKACEVALEELKDDNSSNGNQPSSALPQPQRAGFVQADKYFLPFELACQSKCARIVNIALDCLQKLIAYGHLTGNTEDSTTPGKLLIDRIVETICGCFHGPQTDDGVQLQIIKALLTVVTSNTCEIHEGTVLQTVRTCYNIYLASRNLVNQTTAKATLTQMLNVIFSRMEVQAAQETKERERSDSKSSRKEDAGIDVEEERQDGPGQGATQENDKTNQEESEEVEKEVSTLEVVQEVLEDMISQVTGEAMPTKDQNAVAETGSPAETSSPTETSSPAETSAQADSPQQPPPSNVSDNHDNLCVSGGGEDGEMTQGVFSHILQKDAFLVFRSLCKLSMKPLADGPPDPKSHELRSKVLSLQLLLSILQNAGPVFKTNDMFINAIKQYLCVALSKNGVSSVPEVFELSLAIFLTLLSNFKQHLKMQIEVFFKEIFLYILETPSSSFEHKWMVIQALTRICADAQCVVDIYLNYDCDLALANIFERLVNDLSKIAQGRQALALGATPIQEKSIRIKGLECLVSVLKCMVEWSKDLYINPHSQSNLGQEKMPTRETDSDSGKGTMTSYGSVNSLNTNDGSQTASTPMDNPEQFETQKQQKEIMETGIEMFNKKPKRGLQYLQEQGMLGTSPDDLAEFFHSEDRLDKTAIGDFLGENEKFNKEVMYAYVDQLDFTEMDFVSALRRFLEGFRLPGEAQKIDRLMEKFASRYCVCNSNTNLFASADTAYVLAYSIIMLTTDLHSPQVVNKMTKEQYIKMNRGINDSKDLPGEYLSAIYDEIAGNEIKMKVVGGVKPNKSSRDITSDKQRRLLYNVEMEHMATTAKALMESVSHVQSNFTSATHFEHVRPMFKTAWTPFLAAFSVGLQDCDDSNIATLCLDGIRCAIRIACIFHMELERDAYVQALARFTLLTASSSLTDMKTKNIDTIKTLISVAHTDGNYLGKSWLEIARCISQLELAQLIGTGVKPRSNKGHHRERDMQNAGHPLEAFDPEVIARGGLDSKRLANLQEQMGETSSQSVVVAVDRIFTGSLKLDGDAIVEFVKALCQVSMDELSNINHPRMFSLTKIVEISYYNMGRIRLQWSRIWQVIGDHFNKVGCNPNEDIAFFAVDSLRQLSMKFIEKGEFANFRFQKDFLRPFEHIMKRNRSPTIRDMVVRCVAQMVNSQHANIRSGWKNIFGVFHLAASDHEESIVELAFQTTGRIIFASSAVVKGSDADAVCEASICEKHFASIIDSFQDAVKCLSEFACNAAFPDTSMEAIRLIRNCAKYVAEKPHMFKDHGGEDLNVPEEDRVWVRGWFPVLFELSCVINRCKLDVRTRGLTVMFEIMKTYGETFASHWWKDLFQIVFRIFDNMKLPEQQNEKAEWMTTTCNHALYAIVDVFTQYYEILSPVLLTELYNQLHWCVKQDNEQLARSGTNCLENLVISNGAKFSSSVWHQTCSCMLDIFRSTIPTNLLTWRPDTAESASMVSSRDSEPDADESQDAVSMDSNQDNRALTRADSNHSVNSTVSQDSRDHKIPRSKVSTDQKLFQGLLIKCVVQLELIQTIDDIVFFPATSKKEDAENLAAAQGGSPDDGQDGSQQREDQGMYQFLASDQLFLLADCLLESHKFAKAFNSNHEQRNILWKAGFRGKAKPNLLKQETQSLACLLRILFRMYNDESRMDAWKDVENMQITVCRDSLEYFLSLQSDSHREAWGSLMILLITRLLKLPDDRFKVHVAAYYQLMCEVIMFDLKLEMRSTLRKFFSRAGLVCHISNS; encoded by the exons ATGGCGACAGGCACTAGGCCACACGATATGTTCCTTACGCGTGCATTAGAGAAGATACTTAGCGACAAGGAGATTAAGAAGTCGTATCATTCACAGTTGAAGAAAGCTTGTGAGGTTGCCCTAG AGGAATTAAAAGATGATAACAGTTCTAATGG AAACCAGCCATCTTCTGCATTGCCACAACCCCAGAGGGCTGGATTTGTTCAAGCGGACAAGTATTTTCTGCCTTTTGAACTAGCTTGTCAGTCGAAATGTGCCAGGATAGTCAACATAGCACTAGATTGTTTACAG AAACTGATTGCTTATGGACACCTGACTGGGAACACTGAGGATAGCACCACCCCCGGGAAGTTACTGATAGACAGGATTGTAGAGACcatttgtggatgtttccatgGACCACAAACAGATGATGGGGTCCAGCTACAAATTATAAAG GCGCTGTTGACAGTGGTGACCTCCAACACCTGTGAGATTCACGAGGGCACGGTGCTGCAGACCGTCAGGACATGCTACAACATCTACCTGGCCAGCAGGAACCTGGTCAACCAGACCACAGCCAAGGCCACCCTCACCCAGATGCTCAACGTCATCTTCTCAAGGATGGAGGTCCAAGCC GCCCAGGAGACAAAAGAAAGAGAACGAAGTGATAGCAAGAGCTCAAGAAAAGAG GATGCAGGAATTGATGTTGAAGAAGAGAGACAAGATGGGCCAGGTCAGGGGGCAACTCAAG aaaatgataaaacaaaccAAGAGGAGTCAGAGGAAGTTGAGAAGGAAGTATCAACATTAGAGGTTGTACAAGAAGTTTTGGAGGACATGATAAGTCAGGTGACTGGAGAGGCCATGCCCACCAAAG ACCAAAATGCAGTCGCGGAAACTGGTTCTCCAGCAGAAACTAGTTCTCCAACGGAAACTAGTTCTCCAGCAGAAACTAGTGCCCAGGCAGATAGTCCTCAGCAACCCCCACCTTCAAATGTATCCGATAACCATGACAATCTTTGTG TATCTGGAGGTGGAGAGGACGGGGAAATGACACAAGGCGTGTTCAGCCACATACTGCAAAAAGATGCTTTTCTGGTGTTCAGAAGCCTGTGTAAACTCTCCATGAAACCTTTGGCTGATGGACCACCAGATCCAAA GTCACACGAACTTAGATCCAAAGTTCTGTCCCTGCAGCTCCTGTTATCCATTCTACAAAATGCTGGCCCAGTTTTCAAAACCAATGATATGTTTATAAATGCCATCAAACAATATTTATGTGTAGCTCTATCTAAAAATGGAGTCAGTTCTGTTCCGGAGGTGTTTGAACTTTCGCTTGCCATCTTTCTCACTCTTTTATCCAACTTCAAACAACATTTAAAGATGCAAATTGAG GTGTTcttcaaagaaatatttttgtacatctTGGAAACACCAAGCAGTTCATTTGAACACAAGTGGATGGTCATTCAGGCACTGACAAGGATTTGTGCAG ATGCACAGTGTGTAGTGGACATCTACCTGAATTATGACTGCGATTTGGCCCTGGCCAATATCTTTGAGAGATTAGTTAATGACTTGTCCAAAATTGCCCAAGGAAGGCAGGCTTTAGCTCTTG GTGCTACTCCAATCCAAGAAAAGAGCATAAGAATCAAAGGCCTGGAATGCCTGGTGTCTGTGTTGAAGTGTATGGTGGAGTGGAGCAAGGATCTGTATATCAATCCCCACTCCCAGTCAAACCTGG GCCAGGAAAAAATGCCCACAAGGGAGACGGATAGTGATTCAGGGAAAGGAACAATGACCAGCTATGGCAGTGTAAACTCCCTGAACACCAACGATGGCTCCCAGACAGCCAGCACACCCATGGATAATCCGGAACAGTTCGAGACCCAGAAACAGCAGAAAGAGATCATGGAGACCGGCATTGAAAT gttcaacaaaaaaccaaaaagagGCCTGCAATATTTACAGGAGCAAGGCATGCTGGGAACTTCTCCCGATGATTTAGCAGAGTTCTTCCATTCAGAGGATCGCCTAGATAAG ACTGCCATTGGAGATTTTCTGGGAGAAAATGAAAA GTTTAACAAAGAAGTTATGTATGCCTATGTGGACCAGCTGGACTTTACAGAAATGGACTTTGTGTCTGCCCTTCGGAGATTTCTGGAAGGATTTAGGCTGCCAGGAGAAGCCCAGAAAATTGATAGATTGATGGAAAAGTTTGCTTCTCGCTACTGTGTGTGCAACTCAAA CACTAACCTGTTTGCGAGTGCAGACACAGCCTACGTGTTGGCTTACTCCATCATCATGTTGACCACAGACCTCCACAGTCCTCAG GTGGTGAACAAGATGACAAAGGAGCAATATATTAAGATGAATAGGGGCATTAATGATAGCAAGGACCTGCCAGGGGAATACTTGTCTGCTATCTATGATGAGATTGCAGGGAACGAAATCAAGATGAAGGTTGTAGGCGGAGTAAAGCCAAATAAATCATCTC GTGATATCACAAGTGACAAGCAGCGTCGATTGCTATACAACGTTGAAATGGAGCACATGGCAACCACCGCCAAAGCTTTAATGGAGAGTGTCAGTCACGTCCAATCAAACTTCACCAGTGCCACCCACTTTGAGCATGTCCGACCAATGTTTAAG ACGGCTTGGACTCCATTCCTGGCAGCTTTCAGCGTGGGGTTACAGGACTGTGATGATTCTAACATAGCCACACTGTGTCTGGATGGAATACGCTGTGCCATACGAATAGCTTGTATATTTCATATGGAG CTGGAGAGAGATGCCTATGTCCAGGCATTAGCTAGATTCACCCTCCTCACAGCTTCCTCTTCATTGACGGACATGAAAACCAAGAACATAGATACAATCAAAACCCTCATCTCTGTGGCCCACACAGACGGCAACTATCTCGGCAAATCCTGGCTAGAG ATTGCAAGATGCATTTCACAGCTGGAACTGGCTCAATTAATTGGGACAGGGGTCAAACCTAGGTCAAATAAAGGTCACCATAGGGAAAGAGATATGCAGAATGCAGGGCATCCTCTGGAGGCTTTTGATCCTGAAG TGATAGCAAGAGGTGGTCTGGACTCTAAGAGACTAGCCAACCTACAGGAACAGATGGGAGAGACCAGCTCCCAGAGTGTGGTGGTGGCAGTGGACCGCATCTTCACCGGCTCCCTCAAACTGGATGGGGACGCCATAG TTGAGTTTGTAAAGGCCCTGTGTCAGGTTTCAATGGACGAGTTATCCAATATAAATCACCCCCGCATGTTCAGCCTGACCAAGATTGTGGAGATCTCCTACTACAACATGGGTCGTATCAGGCTGCAGTGGTCCAGAATCTGGCAGGTCATTGGAGACCACTTTAACAAG gTTGGGTGTAATCCTAATGAGGATATAGCTTTCTTTGCCGTGGATTCCCTACGGCAGCTCTCCATGAAATTCATAGAAAAAGGAGAGTTCGCCAACTTCCGTTTCCAGAAAGATTTCCTCAGGCCTTTTGAACATATCATGAAAAGAAACAG ATCTCCAACCATCAGAGACATGGTTGTCCGATGTGTAGCTCAGATGGTGAATTCCCAACACGCCAACATTCGGTCTGGGTGGAAAAATATCTTTGGTGTTTTCCACTTAGCAGCTTCTGATCACGAAGAAAGCATTGTAGAACTGGCATTCCAGACCACCGGCAGAATTATAT TTGCCAGCAGTGCTGTTGTCAAAGGATCTGATGCAGACGCTGTCTGTGAAG CCAGCATATGTGAAAAACATTTTGCGTCCATCATTGATTCATTCCAAGATGCGGTGAAGTGTCTGTCTGAATTTGCTTGCAATGCAGCTTTTCCTGATACTAGTATGGAGGCAATTCGGCTGATCAGAAACTGTGCTAAATATGTCGCTGAAAAGCCCCAt ATGTTCAAAGATCACGGAGGAGAGGATCTAAATGTTCCAGAGGAGGACAGAGTGTGGGTGAGGGGGTGGTTCCCCGTGCTGTTTGAACTGTCCTGTGTCATCAACAGGTGTAAGCTGGACGTCAGAACCAG GGGTCTTACTGTCATGTTTGAAATCATGAAGACATATGGTGAGACCTTTGCCAGTCACTGGTGGAAGGATTTGTTCCAGATTGTATTCCGTATCTTTGACAACATGAAGTTACCAGAGCAACAGAATGAG AAGGCCGAGTGGATGACGACCACGTGTAACCACGCGCTGTATGCCATCGTGGATGTCTTCACCCAGTACTACGAGATCCTGAGCCCTGTGCTGCTCACTGAACTGTACAATCAGCTCCACTGGTGCGTGAAGCAGGACAACGAGCAGCTGGCCCGCTCCGGGACCAACTGTCTGGAGAACCTGGTCATCTCTAACGGAGCAAAGTTCTCGTCTTCTGTCTGGCACCAGACTTGTTCCTGCATGCTGGATATATTTAGGTCTACAATCCCAACTAA TTTGTTGACATGGCGACCAGATACAGCTGAATCTGCCTCAATGGTGTCTAGTCGAGACTCAGAACCAGATGCTGATGAAAGTCAG GACGCTGTCTCTATGGACAGCAATCAGGACAATCGTGCTTTAACAAGGGCGGACAGTAACCATAGCGTCAACAGCACAGTATCCCAGGATTCCAGAGATCACAAAATTCCACGCTCTA AGGTGTCGACGGATCAGAAGCTTTTCCAGGGCCTGCTGATCAAGTGTGTGGTACAGCTAGAGCTGATCCAGACCATTGATGACATCGTCTTCTTCCCGGCCACCAGCAAAAAAGAGGACGCTGAAAATCTGGCTGCAGCTCAG GGTGGCTCTCCGGACGACGGTCAGGATGGGAGCCAGCAGAGGGAGGACCAGGGCATGTACCAGTTTCTGGCCTCGGACCAGCTCTTCCTGCTTGCCGACTGCCTCCTGGAATCCCACAAGTTTGCCAAGGCTTTCAATTCCAACCATGAACAAAGAAACATTCTCTGGAAAGCAG GTTTTCGGGGAAAAGCCAAACCAAATCTTCTGAAGCAAGAGACCCAGAGCTTGGCTTGTTTGTTACGGATTCTGTTCAGGATGTACAATGACGAGTCGCGGATGGATGCTTGGAAAGATGTGGAGAATATGCAAATCAC TGTTTGCCGGGATTCCTTGGAGTACTTCCTGTCCCTACAGTCAGACAGCCACCGTGAGGCGTGGGGGAGTCTGATGATCCTCCTCATCACCCGCCTCCTCAAGCTCCCGGATGATAGG tTCAAAGTTCATGTGGCAGCTTACTACCAGCTAATGTGTGAGGTCATCATGTTTGATCTGAAGCTTGAAATGAGATCCACATTACGCAAGTTCTTCAGCCGGGCCGGCCTAGTGTGTCACATATCCAACAGTTAG